The nucleotide sequence gggatccgctcctttcgtgaaagattggcCGATTAGGGTTCCCACCCTACATCATTTCTGCTTCTTTGGGCTGTGATCACCACAAAGTAAGCTAGGATAGTTGATAATGATTCATAGAAAGGAAGAAAAAAGGTTCCTACAAGAAAAGATGCCAAATCCGTGGGGCACATGCAAGACACGTATAGACATTCTAGTGGTTTGGCAAAGGTGGTGCACACTAGTGCAAAGCCCAGCACTGAGCTTCCTCCTCCCTTATCCCAGATTGATTAAGAAATTGAAAGGTCATCCCGCATGTAGGACAACCGCATTACTTTGTATTATTGCAATTGCAACTTGGCAAGGCTTTATACATTGGAAAAGAAGGCTTGACCTTTTTCTGAATGATTGTGAGTATGCATCACTTTATCCTAACAAAGTCATGTGCTCTTTTCTGTTCTGAAACCTCCAGCAGGTGTACTGGCGAATGGAATCGTCTCCCGGATTGCTTCTTCCACGGCCGTGTGTATTTGTGTAAGCTAAATAAACACAAAAATTTTGATCCCCTCTTTTGTTATGTGCTATGAAAGCATGCATCTTCCATGTGATTGACACATGTAATTATCAATTCTCAGAGTTAAAAAGAAGGTAAATGATGTTAGCAAAGAAAAATGGAAGGCGGGTTTTACAAGAAACAACATCAAAGAAGCAGAACATTTGATTCCATTCATGCCCAATCTCGCCAACTATCGTTGCATCAACAGAATTTTACACTTGGATTCAGACATAAGCCCTGAGCATCATGACACATATGCACATCCGGTGCATGATGAACATTATTGCTGTGGTGTTTACAACAACAGGCCAATTACGCCCACCATCAACATACATGGGTTGCTGCCAAACCAGTTCTTCAGACTTGATACAACAAACAGGCAGAGAATCACAGGGCTGATGATTTCATCGCAGAGGGATCCACTGATTCTTCCCTTTTTTTCCCCTTTCGATAACACGCACGAGAGATCCACCTGTTCTTTTCGAATTGTGCCATGGTACAGAATAATTCCTTACTCCTGCTCTGGTTGCACTGATGGGACGAGCGGCTGATGTTCATCAGGCCCAACTGATATTCTGTCCATGCCACACAACTCAGGGGATTTTATAAGCACAAATGGTGATTTGTGTAGAGCAGCGAAGGCCTTGTTTCCTTCACCATTGCTTCCTAAACAAATGGTATCACCCCGCCCGTGCCAGACACCACACTGGACATTATTCATCTCTAAAGTTCTTGCCTCCTGCTTATTCAAAATGACAACTGTGAGGCCAATATATATCAATAATAAACAAATTAGTGAACTTTTGGTTCCAAGGTGGTCTGAATGTATATAACCTGGCACAGGGTACAACAAGGACATATCAGATGGAGAACACAGTCATCTAGACTGCCATCAGTCCCCTGA is from Triticum urartu cultivar G1812 unplaced genomic scaffold, Tu2.1 TuUngrouped_contig_354, whole genome shotgun sequence and encodes:
- the LOC125527313 gene encoding uncharacterized protein LOC125527313; the encoded protein is MRRANLGSCFLQAMAYFISLVAVLVSLIAFSVTRHHVYLYVGLGSVLLIAIYTGYFRRRIRKLFNIRGTDGSLDDCVLHLICPCCTLCQEARTLEMNNVQCGVWHGRGDTICLGSNGEGNKAFAALHKSPFVLIKSPELCGMDRISVGPDEHQPLVPSVQPEQE